A single Leishmania major strain Friedlin complete genome, chromosome 24 DNA region contains:
- a CDS encoding putative dynein light chain has product MSSSTSIKEAIARFEENEYRRRLAGVPEAMQESVPRVAAAQEPKVLLIGMLPPITKMDKEISTLKECVHLGLSTNAIEKIGPGLKDLKNLKVLSLGRNNIRKLEQLDLPKLEQLWASYNKIDKLTGLDKLKGLRVLYMSNNLINSWTEIDRLANQCPELVDVLFLNNPLCSSAASNQEYRYMMLQRLPKLTRLDGVPVDPEEKEEADRRR; this is encoded by the coding sequence atgtcgtcgtcgacgagcATCAAGGAGGCCATTGCGCGCTTCGAAGAGAACGAGTACCGCCGGCGGCTCGCCGGGGTGCCGGAGGCGATGCAGGAGAGCGTACCGCGagttgcagcggcgcaggagcCGAAGGTGCTACTGATTGGCATGCTGCCCCCCATTACCAAGATGGACAAGGAGATCTCGACGCTGAAGGAGTGCGTGCATCTCGGATTGAGCACGAACGCCATCGAGAAGATCGGCCCTGGCTTGAAGGACCTCAAGAACCTGAAGGTGCTGTCGCTGGGCCGCAACAACATCCGCAAGCTCGAGCAGCTCGACCTGCCGAAGCTAGAACAGCTCTGGGCCTCGTACAACAAGATCGACAAGCTGACTGGGCTAGACAAGCTGAAAGGCCTTCGGGTGCTGTACATGAGCAACAATCTAATCAACAGCTGGACGGAGATCGACCGCCTAGCGAACCAGTGCCCCGAGCTCGTCGACGTCCTTTTCCTCAACAACCccctctgcagcagcgccgcaagcAATCAGGAGTACCGCTATATGATGCTGCAACGCCTGCCAAAGCTGACGCGGCTCGATGGCGTGCCGGTAGACCcggaggagaaagaggaggcggaccGCCGTCGCTAA
- a CDS encoding putative helicase-like protein, giving the protein MEDVLFGLAPPELRSTPQSQTQQQQQHFPSSPLTNSVSDGTFVKTEDEAESEMKECVAAQCSVPGGTPSADKDEEAVLYAGGSPCALPAVQSTPPPRTLAELRSMTSSDVREELERFFARKDAHAKHFKSVAAALLGGAAAVHKTGAAKASSAAVAGATPEEGCTSSTTRPTREELLARDRCRRLVNVSNWDASVGGYSQWDVLLPSALLHDCVMAPTDATAGQAAPASAASSERQSASSTVAPSRACRTLRPHQVEGIRFLWSVLAEGPVGQVPAVGCILAHTMGLGKTAQVIVFLHLFMAAFPRRQEKAASSSLLRRARALIVIPKSTQSGWKREFCTWSAYFPGEHRLHPISLDEGLPARQRVDMFHAWRRDGGVLLIGYEALVRLLRLVEEDSMLRPHSGVDGSAAGVEVDAGGNGAAQAAVHAFHLANHATTASPQQRRNELQARRSDEGGMTFGGDADPFTELVVCDEAHRLKSVHLHVVTALRGLHPLRRLLLTGTPLQNHLQEYWAMMDFCVHKYFSRKRFHEYFIQPIEASANTRASEKEVDLARKKTFTLINEVRHFVQRVDSTPLRMELPPLHEYIVVVPLSPLQKELYLRFIQMVQRDSSQKLQFLPAVSYSGKIAAHPQLLFQMREQLREAKGKATASSTQGVGAGGPGAQRSACGPHLAGAKRSSYGGSNYWDASTTAGGLRRPQQRRHRQEAGKQRMAGTADSTVGDDEGDTRVGEEQEAVVIIHSGADSTSSTSSDDGDDEEHAFARATQQSFSSVYPAASLTYEELCVPPSLNYTPLLEDGVKLLVAIKLVAAAMARDEKVLLFSLSTQLLTFLEHMIAKVNIEWRRPVAALQRQRHPQLSRPIRYCRLDGSHSAAQRAAMLEDFDRPDGPALFLLSTKAGGVGITVTAATRVILVDTSFNPADDQQAIGRAYRYGQTRPVYVYRLMCYPTLEYSIFVQKLAKEWLFKTVIEESSVKRDGLSGMHLRELFSLLMKAAKVLEKPLSATRAQALSTQEVLSEDPMLGVAQAELLYARRYEMFLEHDMDDRYGAAEEAFYHDYCRNRLFDTADDEDSEKRRAAELQKRRQQRIDEAAQLQMQSKTLTAMVDNLIRSRAGADSQLARLLTAMGLHVHPVTGRVQLKRGGADTLDPSGNGDDRRHAAAPLLLENSAERFAPSPVQLIGGADAYQVNEPLNPGTGTYAAHSTPQTAVLLLDSDEDSHGILAQPHAHEERSGAALSAAASAERISATLARQPYAPYRPGSSPAYAVDIDNDGSL; this is encoded by the coding sequence ATGGAGGACGTCCTTTTCGGGCTTGCGCCGCCAGAGCTGCGCTCGACACCGCAGTcacagacgcagcagcagcagcagcacttcCCGTCATCCCCGCTCACCAATAGCGTCAGTGACGGAACCTTCGTGAAGACAGAGGATGAGGCCGAGTCAGAGATGAAGGAGTGTGTCGCTgcgcagtgcagcgtgcCTGGGGGGACGCCTAGTGCAGAtaaggacgaggaggcggtcCTTTACGCCGGTGGCTCCCCATGTGCATTGCCAGCGGTGCAgtcaacgccgccgccgcgcaccctGGCTGAGCTGCGCAGTATGACCTCCTCGGACGTGCgagaggagctggagcgctTCTTTGCGCGCAAAGACGCTCATGCGAAACACTTCAagtccgtcgccgccgcgctgcttggcggggccgccgccgtacaCAAGACCGGTGCAGCAAAGGCGTCATccgcggcagtggcaggCGCGACTCCTGAGGAAGgatgcacctcctccactaCACGGCCAACGAGAGAGGAGCTGCTAGCGCGTGACCGGTGCCGGCGACTCGTTAATGTGAGCAACTGGGACGCTTCAGTCGGCGGCTACAGCCAGTGggatgtgctgctgccctcggcgctgctgcacgactGCGTCATGGCCCCTACCGACGCCACAGCAGGACAGGCTGCAcctgcgtcggcggcgtcttCGGAACGGCAAAGCGCGTCCTCCACCGTCGCACCCTCGCGTGCTTGTCGCACGCTGCGCCCACATCAAGTTGAAGGTATTCGATTCCTGTGGAGTGTGCTGGCGGAGGGGCCGGTGGGACAGGTGCCTGCCGTGGGGTGCATTCTCGCACACACAATGGGCCTCGGAAAAACAGCACAAGTGATCGTGTTCCTGCATCTCTTTATGGCCGCCTTCCCGCGGCGGCAAGAAAAGGCCGCATCGTCGTCATTGCTGCGCCGAGCACGTGCACTTATCGTGATCCCCAAGTCGACCCAGTCAGGTTGGAAGCGTGAGTTTTGCACGTGGTCCGCCTACTTTCCGGGGGAACACCGCTTGCACCCCATCTCCCTCGACGAAGGGCTGCCCGCGCGCCAGCGAGTCGACATGTTTCACGCGTGGCgccgcgacggtggcgtgCTGCTGATCGGCTACGAAGCCCTCGTGCGTCTTCTGCGgcttgtggaggaggacagTATGCTGCGGCCTCACTCGGGTgtggacggcagcgccgcaggtGTCGAGGTAGATGCCGGCGGAAACGGTGCCGCTCAGGCAGCAGTGCACGCTTTCCACTTGGCGAACCACGCaacgacggcgtcgccgcagcagcgccgcaacgAGCTGCAAgcacgccgcagcgacgaagGCGGCATGACcttcggcggcgacgcggaccCCTTCACCGAGCTCGTCGTGTGCGATGAGGCCCACCGGCTCAAGTCCGTACACCTGCACGTCGTCACGGCCCTCCGCGGCCTCcacccgctgcgccgcctcctcctcaccggcacgccgctgcagaaCCACCTGCAGGAGTACTGGGCCATGATGGACTTCTGCGTCCACAAGTACTTCAGCCGCAAGCGCTTCCATGAGTACTTTATACAGCCCATCGAGGCCTCGGCGAAcacgcgcgcctcggagaaggaggtggacTTGGCGCGCAAGAAGACCTTCACACTGATCAACGAGGTGCGTCATTTTGTGCAGCGCGTCGACAGCACCCCTTTACGCATGgagctgccaccgctgcacgAGTACATTGTCGTCGTGCCCCTGTCGCCTCTGCAGAAGGAGCTGTATCTGCGCTTCATCCAGATGGTgcagcgcgacagcagccaAAAACTGCAGTTCTTGCCAGCCGTGTCCTACTCGGGCAAGATCGCGGCGCACCCACAGCTGCTGTTCCAGATGCGCGAACAGCTGCGGGAGGCAAAGGGCAAGGCGACAGCATCGTCGACGCAGGGTGTGGGAGCAGGTGGGCCTGGTGCTCAGCGCTCTGCATGCGGCCCCCACTTAGCAGGCGCCAAGCGCAGCAGCTACGGCGGTAGCAACTATTGGGATGCCTCTACGACGGCCGGCGGCTTGCGTcgcccgcagcagcggcgtcaccgTCAAGAGGCGGGGAAGCAACGGATGGCGGGCACGGCCGACAGTACTGTCGGTGATGACGAGGGCGACACGCGCGTTGGGGAAGAGCAAGAGGCAGTTGTGATCATCCACTCCGGTGCAGACTCGAcctccagcaccagcagcgacgacggcgatgacgaggagcACGCGTTTGCCCGTGCAACGCAGCAGTCGTTCTCCAGCGTCTACCCTGCTGCCTCGCTCACCTACGAGGAGCTGTGCGTGCCGCCCTCGCTGAATTACACCCCGCTCCTGGAGGACGGCGTGAAGCTGCTGGTCGCCATTAAGCTGGTCGCGGCTGCCATGGCGCGGGATGAGAAGGTTCTTCTGTTCAGTCTTTCCACGCAGCTTCTCACGTTCCTAGAGCACATGATCGCGAAGGTGAACATCGAGTGGCGCAGGCCGGTTGCGGcgttgcagcggcagcggcacccgcaGCTGTCACGGCCAATCCGCTATTGCCGCCTCGACGGTAGCcacagcgcggcgcagcgggcggcgaTGCTCGAGGACTTTGACCGGCCTGACGGCCCGGCCCTCTTCCTGTTGAGCACTAAggctggcggcgtcggcatcaccgtcacggccgccacgcgcgTCATCCTCGTTGACACGAGCTTCAACCCAGCTGACGACCAGCAGGCGATTGGCCGCGCGTACCGATACGGGCAGACCCGTCCCGTATATGTGTACCGGCTAATGTGCTACCCGACGCTGGAGTACAGCATCTTCGTGCAGAAGCTGGCTAAGGAGTGGCTGTTCAAGACGGTGATCGAGGAGTCTTCGGTCAAGCGGGATGGGCTGTCCGGCATGCACCTTCGCGagctcttctccctcctcatgAAGGCTGCGAAGGTGCTGGAGAAGCCGCTGTCcgcgacgcgcgcgcaggcgctgtcGACACAGGAGGTGTTGAGCGAGGACCCGATGCTCGGTGTCGcgcaggcggagctgcttTACGCGCGGCGGTACGAGATGTTTCTTGAGCACGACATGGACGACCGGTACGGTGCTGCTGAGGAGGCCTTCTACCACGACTACTGCCGCAACCGGTTGTTTGACACggccgacgacgaggacTCCGAGAAGCGGCgtgcggcggagctgcagaagcggcggcagcagcggatcGACGAGGCGGCCCAGCTACAGATGCAGTCCAAGACGCTCACGGCTATGGTGGACAACCTCATCCGGTCAAGGGCCGGGGCAGACTcgcagctggcgcgcctTCTCACTGCGATGGGTCTACACGTGCACCCCGTCACCGGCCGCGTACAGCTGAAGAGGGGAGGCGCGGATACACTGGACCCCAGTGGCAACGGTGATGACCGGCGCCACGCGGCGGCTCCTTTGCTGCTTGAGAACAGCGCGGAGCGCTttgcgccgtcgccggtgcaACTCATCGGCGGCGCGGATGCCTACCAGGTGAACGAGCCACTGAATCCCGGCACAGGCACCTACGCCGCACACAGTACCCCGCAGACGGCAGTGCTGCTACTGGATTCCGATGAGGACTCACACGGCATCCTCGCccagccgcacgcacacgaagaGCGCTctggcgccgccctctccgcggcagcgagcgccGAGCGTATATCCGCCACTCTTGCGCGCCAACCATACGCGCCCTACCGCCCGGGTAGCTCCCCTGCGTACGCTGTCGACATCGACAACGACGGATCGCTGTAG